The genomic stretch CGCCATGGCCCGCCGCAGCACCCTCTTCGTATGCCAGAACTGCGGCTCCACCTCTCCCAAGTGGATGGGCCGCTGCCCGGACTGCTCCACGTGGGGCTCCCTCCTGGAGGAAGCGCGCCAGGACAGCCGTTCTACCGGTTCCCGACCGGCGGCCCTCGAGCCCCTGCCTCTGACCAGCATTCCTGAAGATTCCTCCCAACGCGTCCCCTCCGGTCTTGGTGAACTGGACCGGGTCCTGGGCGGGGGAATGGTCCCCGGCTCGGCCATCCTCCTGGGCGGCGATCCGGGTATCGGAAAATCAACCCTCATCCTCCAGATCCTGTCCGGACTGGCCGGCGGAGGGCGCAAGGTCCTGTACGTGACCGCGGAAGAGTCCATGAGGCAGATCCGGATGAGAGCGCTGAGGACAGGATCGGAGAGCGGGAATCTCATGGTCCTGGCAGAGACCGATTTTTCCGCCGTCGCGGAAACGATCAGGGCCTCGTCCCCCGATACGGTGGTGCTGGACTCCGTCCAGGCCCTGTATCATCCTGACATCGGCTCATCTCCGGGAAGCATAAGCCAGGTCAGGGAGATAGCCAACGTGGCCGTGGGCATCGCCAAGAGCATGGAGATCACCACCTGGCTCATCGGCCACGTCACCAAGGAGGGCTCCATCGCCGGACCGAGGGCCCTCGAGCACCTGGTGGACACCGTGCTTTACTTCGAGGGGGACTCCACCCACGCCTACCGGATCCTCCGCGCGGTGAAAAACCGTTACGGTTCCACCAACGAGATCGCCCTTCTCGAGATGACCGGCCAGGGGCTCGTGGAGGTCAGCGATCCCGCCGGGCTGTTCCTTCCCTCCTCCGGCGCAAATTCACCCGGCTCCACTGTCGTCATGGGGCTGGAGGGATCGAGGACCCTCCTCGTCGAGGTCCAGGCCCTGGTGGCCCAGACACCGTTCGCAAACCCCAGACGCACTGTTTCGGGAGCTGACCTGTCCCGGGTGCTGCTGATACTGGCGGTCCTGGACCGGCGCGCGGGGATCGGGTCCGGAGGCATGGACGTTTTCGTCAACGTCGCGGGGGGGCTGCGGCTCACCGAACCGGCGGCGGACCTTGGAATCGCCCTGGCCCTGGTGTCGAGCATGTGGGAAAAACCGATGATCGAAAAAACCGCCGTGTGCGGGGAATTGGGCCTGTCGGGCGAAGTGCGCCCCGTCATGCGGCTGGAGAGCCGGCTGCGCGAGGCGGCCAGGCTTGGTCTGACCCGGGCCATCGTCCCCGCTGCCGGTGCCGACAAGCTGCCAGGGATAAAAGGCATGGAGGTCGTCCCGGTAGAAACGATCGAGGACGCCATCGAGGCATCTTTTTGAAGTCATGGCAAAAAAACCTGCCATGTCTCCAGAAAGATGCCTGTAATTACTCTTCCCTTCGAAACAGCAAATAAATTCCAATTTGGAACCATGACGTTAACCGAAAAACACCAGGGAACCCGGGGGGAACATGGCAGATTACCGGGCCAGGCAATCATCGGCCTTGCGGCTGTTTGTCTCTCCGCGTCGCCCCATCGCCGCGTCACCGCGTCTAAACCCAAGCTCCCTCTTCCTCCATCGCCACGATTCTGTATAATACCGGCATGACAACGATGGCACCCGGATATAAGCTTCCTTCCCCTCTTCTCCTTTTCCTGGCTCCCATCCTTTTCGCACTCCTTCTTTTCGCGGCGCTGAACTTCAGCTGCAGGAGCGCCAAGGCGCCCCCGAGCGGCGAGATCACCCTCTTTTACACATCGGACGTGGGCGGGCGTCTTGATCCCTGCGGGTGAAAGACCGTTCAGGTGGGGGGTCTTCCCCGCCGAGCCACCTTCCTTTCCAACCAGAGGGCCAAGGGCCTGCCCGACCTGACCCTCGACTCCGGCAACATCTTCGCGGACCGCCCCCCCTCCGAGGCTTCCCTGGAGTCCACCCTTGAAAAGGCCCAGCTTTTGGTGCGGATCATGTCCCAACTGGGATACGAAGCCGCCGCGGTAGGCGAGATGGAGCTTTACCTGGGTCTCGAAAACCTCCGGGCCCTGAGCGAAAAGGCTTCATTCAGGTTCCTTTCCGCTAACCTGACAGGCCCCGATGGCGCGCTTCTCTTTGATTCCCACCGCGTTTTCCGAAAGGGGTCCCTTACGGTTGGTGTCGTCGGGCTGACATCGGCGCCATCCAACCAGTCCCTCTTTGAGCAGCGCATGGGTCAAAGCCGGGTCATTGATCCCGTCAAGGCTGCAGCGGACGTCGTTTCCGGGATCAGGAACCGTTGCGACCTCGTTGTAGTCCTGTCCAGCCTGGGATACGACCAGGACCTCGACCTTGCCAGGGCCGTTAACGGGATCGACATCATCATCGGCGCCAAGAACCGCCGGTTCATGAAAAAACCGGTGATCGAAGAGGGCACCATGGTGACCACCGGTTATTTCCAGGGGCGGGCGGTGGGTCAGATCACCGTTACCCTCCAGGGGGATCACCGGGGCTGGGCCTCAAGGGAGGAACTGGCCTTTATCCGGAGGCAGATCGACACGGCCCGTGAAAGGGTCCGGACCCCGGGCGACGAGGAACGGCTGGCGAGGCTCCTTGAAAACCAGGAAAAGGCGCAAGCGCTGACCCTTTACGACGCCGACATGGTCAACCTCACTCCCGATTTCACCGGCGACCCCGATGTGGCCGGAATCATAAGCGCCTACCGTCAGGGCCTCAATGCAAAACAGCCTGGCGGGACCACGGGCGGCGGTGAAGAAGGGCCTGTACGCTACATCGGCGCTGAAAAGTGCCGGGGATGCCACGAAGGTCGATACCGTTTCTGGTCCCGGACACCTCACCGCGCGGCGCTGAGCACCCTGGCCCTTAAGGA from bacterium encodes the following:
- the radA gene encoding DNA repair protein RadA — its product is MARRSTLFVCQNCGSTSPKWMGRCPDCSTWGSLLEEARQDSRSTGSRPAALEPLPLTSIPEDSSQRVPSGLGELDRVLGGGMVPGSAILLGGDPGIGKSTLILQILSGLAGGGRKVLYVTAEESMRQIRMRALRTGSESGNLMVLAETDFSAVAETIRASSPDTVVLDSVQALYHPDIGSSPGSISQVREIANVAVGIAKSMEITTWLIGHVTKEGSIAGPRALEHLVDTVLYFEGDSTHAYRILRAVKNRYGSTNEIALLEMTGQGLVEVSDPAGLFLPSSGANSPGSTVVMGLEGSRTLLVEVQALVAQTPFANPRRTVSGADLSRVLLILAVLDRRAGIGSGGMDVFVNVAGGLRLTEPAADLGIALALVSSMWEKPMIEKTAVCGELGLSGEVRPVMRLESRLREAARLGLTRAIVPAAGADKLPGIKGMEVVPVETIEDAIEASF
- a CDS encoding multiheme c-type cytochrome produces the protein MGGLPRRATFLSNQRAKGLPDLTLDSGNIFADRPPSEASLESTLEKAQLLVRIMSQLGYEAAAVGEMELYLGLENLRALSEKASFRFLSANLTGPDGALLFDSHRVFRKGSLTVGVVGLTSAPSNQSLFEQRMGQSRVIDPVKAAADVVSGIRNRCDLVVVLSSLGYDQDLDLARAVNGIDIIIGAKNRRFMKKPVIEEGTMVTTGYFQGRAVGQITVTLQGDHRGWASREELAFIRRQIDTARERVRTPGDEERLARLLENQEKAQALTLYDADMVNLTPDFTGDPDVAGIISAYRQGLNAKQPGGTTGGGEEGPVRYIGAEKCRGCHEGRYRFWSRTPHRAALSTLALKDADADPDCVPCHVTGYERLTGYWPKAPRRDLEGVQCESCHGIGSLHAATPELHSLLHLPAAPQCIDCHTEEQDDDFDFLRDKVKVCAE